A single window of Marinobacter sp. LA51 DNA harbors:
- a CDS encoding HDOD domain-containing protein, which yields MSNIVETIKTELIDAIENDKLLLPTLPEVALQVREIAENEDSGIADLVKVISNDTALSARIIRVCNSPLFRGSRAIENLNMAVSRLGMAYTSNLAMGLAMEQMFQATSDMIDKRLRATWQTSTEVAGVCHVLAQHYTRLKPDQATLAGLVHLIGVLPILRYVEDQDIQISSIMLDNIIDELHPRLGATILKKWDFPPELQNVPLEYAKFQRQAPAADYADLVMVANLQLVSGSEHPWTEMDWNGIPAFERLGLDPNIDMSEEEDLNAQMEAAMALLQ from the coding sequence ATGTCGAATATCGTCGAGACCATTAAGACCGAACTGATTGATGCCATTGAAAATGACAAGCTGCTGCTGCCTACGCTGCCGGAAGTCGCCCTGCAGGTTCGGGAGATCGCGGAGAACGAGGATTCGGGCATTGCCGATCTGGTCAAGGTCATCAGTAATGACACCGCCTTGTCTGCTCGTATCATTCGGGTCTGCAACAGCCCGCTGTTCCGGGGTAGCCGCGCCATTGAGAACCTGAACATGGCGGTCAGCCGGTTGGGCATGGCCTACACCAGCAACCTGGCGATGGGCCTGGCCATGGAACAGATGTTCCAGGCCACCTCAGACATGATCGACAAGCGCCTGCGTGCGACCTGGCAGACCAGCACCGAAGTCGCGGGCGTCTGTCACGTACTGGCGCAGCATTACACCCGACTCAAACCCGACCAGGCGACACTGGCGGGGCTGGTGCACCTGATTGGCGTACTGCCGATTCTTCGTTACGTGGAAGACCAGGACATCCAGATCAGCAGCATCATGCTCGACAATATCATTGATGAACTGCACCCACGCCTGGGTGCCACCATTTTGAAGAAGTGGGATTTCCCGCCCGAACTGCAGAATGTGCCGCTAGAATATGCCAAGTTCCAGCGCCAGGCCCCGGCCGCCGACTACGCCGATCTGGTCATGGTAGCCAACCTGCAACTGGTGTCAGGCAGCGAGCATCCATGGACGGAAATGGACTGGAATGGCATCCCCGCATTCGAGCGCCTGGGCCTTGATCCGAACATCGACATGAGTGAGGAAGAAGACCTGAACGCCCAGATGGAAGCCGCAATGGCGCTTCTGCAGTAA
- a CDS encoding YgfZ/GcvT domain-containing protein yields MTDAKSPVTADSGSDQLTADFPLPKTGWSSLSNQLLVRISGPGTDKFLQGQFSQHLDEVVTGYSPRAAAATPKGRAYCLTRMVRDGDDVLIDLQHDSADATLTQLRKYLMLFRGTSAETVNEGRVMGLFGTSVASALAGDGLSELNQPGDTVAVDGGFLIRVEPTADGLDRFELWHTGPGQTALDDTDEHPEADWQASEIAAGIASLTEQTREAFVPQMLNWQHVGGVHFKKGCYTGQEVIARMHFLGQLKKSLYRCRIGSTETPQPGTSVHADGRSVGTVVNAIALANGSCELLAVLRHDAENKPLSIDGYADLTLEQLPLPYAVPEREKSAQKDT; encoded by the coding sequence ATGACTGACGCGAAATCCCCGGTCACCGCAGACAGTGGTTCTGACCAATTGACCGCCGATTTTCCTTTGCCCAAGACCGGCTGGTCGAGCTTGAGCAACCAGCTGCTGGTGCGCATCAGCGGACCGGGCACCGACAAGTTCCTGCAAGGTCAATTCAGCCAACACCTCGATGAAGTCGTCACTGGGTACTCACCCCGCGCGGCCGCCGCCACGCCCAAGGGCCGGGCCTACTGCCTGACGCGCATGGTTCGTGACGGCGACGACGTGCTGATTGACCTGCAACACGACTCGGCTGACGCCACCCTGACCCAACTGCGCAAATACCTGATGCTGTTCCGGGGTACGTCGGCAGAGACAGTCAACGAAGGCCGTGTCATGGGTCTGTTCGGCACCTCGGTGGCAAGCGCCCTGGCTGGTGACGGGCTCAGCGAGCTCAACCAGCCCGGCGATACGGTGGCCGTTGACGGTGGCTTCCTGATTCGCGTCGAACCAACTGCCGATGGCCTCGACCGGTTTGAACTCTGGCACACAGGGCCTGGTCAGACGGCCCTCGATGACACCGATGAACATCCCGAAGCTGACTGGCAAGCGTCGGAGATTGCCGCCGGAATTGCCAGTCTGACAGAACAGACCCGGGAAGCTTTCGTGCCCCAGATGCTGAACTGGCAGCACGTCGGTGGCGTGCACTTCAAAAAAGGCTGCTACACCGGTCAGGAAGTCATTGCACGAATGCACTTCCTCGGCCAGCTGAAAAAGAGTCTTTACCGCTGCCGGATTGGCAGCACTGAGACGCCGCAACCCGGGACTTCCGTCCACGCCGACGGCCGGTCAGTGGGCACCGTGGTCAATGCCATCGCGTTGGCCAACGGCAGCTGTGAATTACTCGCAGTGCTCCGGCACGATGCCGAAAACAAACCGCTATCGATAGACGGTTATGCCGACCTCACGCTGGAACAGCTGCCACTGCCCTACGCCGTACCCGAGCGAGAAAAAAGCGCTCAGAAAGATACATAA
- a CDS encoding succinate dehydrogenase assembly factor 2 produces the protein MPEHTASSDNVDFNRMWWHSRRGMLELDNLLIPFIEEVYRDLPDEDKARYKKLLSCEDNDMFEWFMQRSRPEDPDLQRMVDMIVNRVQPD, from the coding sequence ATGCCCGAACACACTGCTTCCTCCGACAACGTCGATTTCAACCGTATGTGGTGGCACAGCCGCCGCGGCATGCTGGAATTGGACAACCTCCTCATTCCGTTTATCGAGGAGGTCTACCGAGACCTTCCAGACGAAGACAAGGCTCGCTATAAGAAGTTGCTCAGCTGCGAGGACAATGACATGTTCGAGTGGTTCATGCAGCGTAGCCGGCCGGAAGACCCGGATCTGCAGCGCATGGTCGACATGATTGTGAACCGTGTCCAGCCGGATTGA
- the nadB gene encoding L-aspartate oxidase: protein MPQSYEFDVLVIGSGAAGLTVALNLPEHLQVCVISKADISSGATLWAQGGIAAVLDDDDSTEDHIQDTLAAGAGLCHEDAVRFTVEHGRESIDWLINSGVDFTKDENAHYHLTREGGHSHRRIIHAADATGHAVSTTLTEQALARPNIELMSSRVAVDLITNRKLSLPGNRCVGAYILNLEDNHVELFRARFTVIATGGASKAYRYTTNPDGASGDGIAMAWRAGCRVANMEFNQFHPTCLYHPHAKSFLITEAVRGEGGLLKLPDGSRFMDRFDERAELAPRDIVARAIDHEMKRLGADHLYLDISHKPADFIKHHFPTIYEKCLGFGIDITREPLPVVPAAHYTCGGIITDERARSDINGLYVVGEAGFTGLHGANRMASNSLLECLVYGRSAAADIARREADIPPPPDAPGWDESQVRDSDEDVVISHNWDELRHFMWDYVGIVRTTKRLQRAKHRVDLLSREIGEFYSNYRVSNDLLELRNLVTVSDLIICSALQRKESRGLHYTLDFPGLTGEAKDTVLVPTTYRTLSP from the coding sequence ATGCCACAGTCCTACGAATTCGATGTCCTTGTTATCGGCAGTGGTGCAGCCGGCCTGACCGTTGCACTCAACTTGCCCGAACACTTGCAGGTCTGCGTTATCAGCAAGGCCGACATTTCCAGCGGTGCGACGCTATGGGCCCAGGGCGGTATTGCCGCGGTGCTCGATGACGACGATTCCACCGAAGATCATATTCAGGACACTCTGGCCGCAGGTGCCGGGCTGTGCCACGAGGATGCAGTCCGGTTTACCGTCGAGCACGGCCGTGAAAGCATCGACTGGCTGATTAATTCCGGTGTCGATTTCACGAAGGATGAAAACGCCCATTACCACCTGACCCGGGAAGGCGGTCACAGTCATCGCCGCATCATCCACGCCGCAGATGCGACCGGCCACGCGGTGTCCACCACACTGACCGAGCAGGCCCTGGCGCGACCCAATATCGAACTGATGTCCAGCCGGGTGGCCGTCGACCTGATCACCAACCGAAAGCTGTCGTTGCCCGGCAACCGCTGTGTGGGTGCGTATATCCTGAACCTGGAAGACAACCACGTGGAACTCTTCCGGGCCCGCTTTACGGTGATCGCCACCGGGGGTGCTTCCAAGGCCTATCGCTACACCACCAATCCGGATGGCGCGTCCGGGGACGGCATTGCCATGGCCTGGCGGGCCGGCTGCCGTGTTGCCAACATGGAATTTAACCAGTTCCACCCGACTTGCCTGTACCATCCTCATGCCAAGTCGTTTCTCATTACCGAGGCGGTCAGGGGTGAAGGCGGTCTGCTGAAGCTGCCAGACGGTAGCCGCTTCATGGATCGTTTCGACGAGCGCGCGGAACTGGCGCCCCGGGATATCGTGGCCCGGGCCATCGACCATGAGATGAAGCGCCTGGGTGCTGACCATCTGTACCTCGATATTAGCCATAAACCGGCCGACTTCATCAAACACCACTTTCCGACCATCTATGAGAAATGCCTTGGTTTTGGCATCGACATTACCCGCGAACCCCTGCCGGTGGTGCCTGCCGCCCATTACACCTGCGGCGGCATCATCACCGACGAGCGTGCCCGGTCTGACATCAACGGCCTGTACGTAGTCGGCGAGGCGGGCTTTACCGGTTTGCACGGAGCCAACCGGATGGCCAGTAACTCTCTGCTGGAATGTCTGGTCTACGGTCGCTCGGCAGCGGCAGATATTGCCCGCCGGGAAGCGGACATCCCGCCACCGCCCGACGCCCCGGGCTGGGATGAAAGTCAGGTTCGCGACTCCGATGAGGACGTCGTGATCTCGCACAACTGGGATGAACTGCGCCACTTCATGTGGGACTACGTCGGAATCGTGCGCACCACTAAACGGCTGCAGCGCGCCAAGCACCGGGTCGATCTGCTGTCCCGGGAAATTGGCGAATTCTACAGCAATTACCGGGTATCCAATGACCTGCTGGAATTGCGGAATCTGGTGACCGTGTCTGACCTGATCATCTGCTCTGCCCTGCAGCGCAAGGAAAGCCGGGGTCTGCACTACACCCTGGATTTCCCCGGACTGACCGGTGAAGCGAAGGACACCGTGCTGGTTCCAACCACCTACCGTACGCTATCCCCCTGA
- the rpoE gene encoding RNA polymerase sigma factor RpoE, which yields MNQRNLAKAESLAEKTGKPGKPSMTPDQDPRQGERSDSQTDLQLVRKVRNGDRAAFDLLVVKYQSRVASIISRYVYDSQEVMDLTQEAFVKAFRAMDRFRGDSAFYTWLYRIAVNTAKNYLESRGRRPQGSADVAEAENFDDGGRLRDVASPERMLQREQLQTALSEAISQLPEELRSAFLLREYDGLSYEDIARILDCPIGTVRSRIFRARDSVDRYLGPLLNHSVT from the coding sequence ATGAATCAACGAAATCTCGCAAAGGCCGAATCTTTGGCCGAGAAAACAGGGAAGCCCGGCAAGCCGTCCATGACTCCTGACCAAGACCCACGACAGGGTGAACGAAGCGACAGTCAGACCGATCTTCAGCTTGTACGCAAGGTGAGAAATGGTGATCGTGCGGCGTTCGATCTGCTGGTGGTGAAATATCAGTCCCGGGTGGCGTCGATCATCAGTCGTTATGTCTACGACAGTCAGGAAGTGATGGATCTGACCCAGGAGGCCTTTGTTAAAGCCTTCCGGGCCATGGATCGGTTCCGCGGTGACAGTGCATTTTATACCTGGCTGTACCGGATAGCGGTCAATACCGCCAAGAATTATCTCGAGTCGCGTGGGCGCAGGCCGCAGGGCAGTGCAGACGTGGCCGAGGCCGAGAATTTCGATGACGGCGGTCGGCTCCGGGACGTTGCTTCGCCGGAGCGGATGTTGCAGCGGGAACAACTCCAGACGGCGTTGTCAGAGGCGATTTCCCAGTTGCCAGAAGAGCTACGCTCGGCGTTTTTGCTGCGCGAGTATGACGGGCTGAGTTACGAGGACATTGCCCGGATTCTCGACTGCCCGATCGGTACGGTGCGTTCGCGTATTTTTCGGGCCCGTGATTCCGTTGATCGATATCTCGGGCCTTTGCTCAATCATTCAGTGACGTAG
- a CDS encoding sigma-E factor negative regulatory protein, with the protein MDDRLRETLSAMMDDEADELSVRRLLSHGRQDEVCDQWQRWQQVRGLMHKNHSPAEGVDVSGAVREVLDGRPPSISKKGPAAPRSVVRWQWPAVAMVTMALLIGFGAGAGWESADTNQGAPVASAELNKSTEVQAVDEVALQGLDQEQWEHVSRYLLEHAQHNSVGAGRGSVGYARMVSATGSGY; encoded by the coding sequence ATGGATGATCGTCTCAGAGAAACACTTTCTGCCATGATGGACGATGAAGCCGACGAGCTGTCGGTTCGTCGACTGCTGTCCCATGGTCGGCAGGACGAAGTTTGCGATCAGTGGCAGCGTTGGCAGCAGGTTCGGGGGTTGATGCACAAGAATCACTCGCCGGCCGAGGGCGTCGATGTCAGTGGTGCCGTCCGTGAAGTCCTCGATGGCCGGCCCCCGAGCATTAGCAAAAAGGGTCCGGCAGCGCCCAGATCGGTAGTCCGCTGGCAGTGGCCAGCGGTTGCCATGGTCACCATGGCGCTGCTCATAGGCTTCGGTGCCGGTGCCGGATGGGAGTCGGCCGACACCAATCAGGGTGCGCCGGTGGCAAGCGCTGAACTCAACAAGTCCACTGAGGTGCAAGCGGTGGATGAAGTGGCGTTGCAGGGGCTGGATCAGGAACAGTGGGAACACGTGAGTCGGTACTTGCTGGAACATGCCCAGCACAACAGCGTGGGTGCCGGTCGTGGATCGGTGGGCTATGCCCGCATGGTCAGTGCCACAGGCAGCGGTTACTAA
- a CDS encoding MucB/RseB C-terminal domain-containing protein yields the protein MAVAALVLLFASPPAASEPNQASQWLERLGPALNMTSYRGVFVYARGDRVHSMRIAHRFRNGMVHERLVLQDGGDGEIVRKGMNVVCVLPRHGEVRLDQVIPSGPFAEAYANELVPVSRWYKAELVGEDRVAGYDSVIIALTAKDPHRYNHRLWLEKASGLLVKSHVGEPHGKVLEHFQFTSLEITDDLADSEFEIQTKGREVTHNLEQEPSPEPVQSSVMKGWDLGWQPPGFVPAAAPRSGPGRAVAFSDGLAAFSVFVEPEGAIRMPVGASRIGATTVYMRELDAGDGRFLVTVVGEVPPKTARKVAESVRVDDALALHSDDS from the coding sequence ATGGCCGTAGCTGCACTGGTACTGCTTTTCGCCAGTCCACCGGCAGCAAGCGAGCCGAACCAGGCCAGCCAATGGCTGGAGCGTTTGGGACCAGCACTGAATATGACCTCTTATCGGGGCGTTTTTGTGTACGCCCGCGGCGACCGTGTGCATTCCATGCGTATCGCGCACCGGTTCAGGAATGGCATGGTGCACGAGCGCCTGGTATTGCAGGACGGTGGCGATGGTGAGATTGTCCGCAAGGGCATGAACGTGGTGTGTGTGTTGCCACGGCATGGCGAGGTGCGCCTGGACCAGGTGATTCCGTCAGGCCCCTTTGCCGAGGCCTACGCCAATGAGCTTGTGCCGGTAAGCCGCTGGTATAAGGCTGAGCTGGTCGGCGAAGATCGTGTGGCCGGCTATGACTCGGTGATCATCGCGTTAACCGCCAAGGATCCGCATCGTTACAATCATCGCCTCTGGCTTGAGAAAGCCAGTGGCCTGCTGGTCAAGAGTCACGTGGGCGAGCCCCATGGCAAGGTCTTGGAGCATTTCCAGTTTACCAGCCTGGAGATTACGGACGACCTGGCAGACAGCGAATTTGAGATCCAGACCAAGGGCCGGGAAGTGACCCACAATCTTGAGCAGGAGCCATCGCCGGAGCCGGTTCAGAGCTCGGTCATGAAAGGCTGGGATCTGGGGTGGCAGCCGCCCGGGTTTGTGCCGGCTGCCGCACCCCGCTCTGGTCCTGGGCGAGCCGTTGCCTTTTCCGACGGCCTGGCAGCATTCTCGGTGTTCGTTGAACCGGAGGGTGCGATCAGAATGCCGGTTGGTGCCTCCCGTATTGGTGCCACCACCGTATACATGCGGGAGCTTGATGCCGGCGATGGCCGGTTCCTTGTGACCGTGGTGGGCGAAGTACCGCCAAAAACCGCGCGTAAGGTGGCGGAATCGGTGCGCGTTGATGATGCCCTGGCACTCCATTCGGATGATTCATGA
- a CDS encoding SoxR reducing system RseC family protein, with protein MITETGTVVALKGEQAWVQTIRQSACESCSARNGCGQRVLASASGGRANQVLVENTVRAQVGDEVTLGIDEQALLSASLVVYAVPLLLMVLASIAGHQLSGGMDAGAIAGAVAGMAAGFWIGRGLQAGRGDRYQPRLLRVNRIATGQWA; from the coding sequence ATGATTACTGAAACCGGAACTGTCGTTGCGCTCAAAGGTGAGCAGGCCTGGGTTCAGACGATTCGACAGAGTGCCTGTGAAAGTTGCTCGGCCCGCAATGGCTGCGGTCAGCGAGTGCTGGCATCGGCTTCTGGCGGGCGCGCCAATCAAGTATTGGTAGAAAACACGGTGAGGGCCCAGGTTGGTGATGAAGTAACCCTCGGTATTGACGAGCAGGCCCTGCTGTCCGCTTCACTGGTGGTCTATGCAGTGCCGCTGCTGCTGATGGTGCTGGCAAGCATCGCCGGCCATCAGTTATCCGGCGGTATGGACGCTGGGGCTATTGCGGGGGCGGTGGCTGGGATGGCTGCCGGTTTCTGGATCGGCAGAGGGCTCCAGGCTGGTCGGGGTGACCGTTACCAGCCCCGGCTGCTTCGGGTCAATCGCATCGCTACGGGTCAGTGGGCCTGA
- a CDS encoding DegQ family serine endoprotease, producing the protein MPTILTEVAQPAPANRVWRGFCALLMLSVMVSVFWSQGVAAAGLPDFTELVEENSSAVVNIATTSAPKSGSQGFKGFKGFDGTPFDQEQFEQLPEFFQDFFRGPQSPFGGGPGKSQPRRSMGSGFIVSRDGYVLTNNHVVEGADEIIVRLNDRRELPATLVGTDPRSDMAVLKIEDGDDLPVVQIGRSRDLKVGEWVFAIGSPFGFDYTVTAGIVSALGRSLPTENYVPFIQTDVAINPGNSGGPLFNLDGDVIGINSQIYTRSGGFMGVSFAIPIDDAMNVFRQIRDNGTVARGWLGVLIQEVNRDLAESFGLKRPRGALVAEVMEGSPAQQAGLQSGDIVLAYDGEDVQLSSDLPPMVGRTPIGETAQLTVLRGGEEIELDVEIGKLPEQGGEKKAAPADGSGESSSAPLGMLVEPIPAELADSLGVDGGVVVSDIARGPAFEAGIRPRDVITEINREKVTSVEEFREVIEALPKDRAVSVRVIRQGRAVYLVMKP; encoded by the coding sequence ATGCCGACAATACTGACAGAGGTCGCTCAACCTGCACCTGCCAACCGGGTATGGAGAGGGTTCTGTGCTCTGCTGATGCTGTCCGTCATGGTTTCGGTTTTCTGGAGTCAGGGGGTTGCGGCTGCAGGCCTGCCTGATTTCACTGAGCTGGTGGAGGAAAACTCCAGTGCAGTGGTTAATATTGCCACCACCAGTGCGCCAAAAAGTGGCTCGCAGGGATTCAAGGGCTTCAAAGGCTTTGATGGCACCCCATTTGATCAGGAGCAGTTCGAACAACTCCCCGAGTTCTTCCAGGATTTCTTCCGGGGCCCCCAGTCGCCCTTTGGTGGCGGTCCGGGCAAGTCCCAGCCTCGCCGCTCCATGGGTTCAGGGTTCATTGTGTCCCGGGATGGTTATGTCCTCACCAACAACCACGTGGTGGAAGGTGCTGATGAAATCATCGTACGCCTGAACGATCGCCGCGAACTGCCGGCGACTTTGGTGGGAACCGATCCCCGTTCGGACATGGCAGTACTGAAGATCGAAGACGGTGATGATCTGCCAGTGGTACAAATTGGCCGCTCCCGCGATCTCAAGGTGGGCGAGTGGGTGTTCGCGATCGGTTCGCCCTTCGGGTTCGACTACACCGTAACCGCTGGTATTGTCAGTGCTCTCGGCCGGTCACTGCCGACCGAAAACTATGTTCCGTTCATTCAGACCGATGTTGCTATCAATCCGGGAAATTCCGGCGGCCCGTTATTTAATCTGGATGGCGATGTGATCGGTATTAACTCCCAGATCTACACCCGCTCCGGTGGTTTCATGGGAGTCTCGTTTGCCATCCCCATCGACGACGCCATGAACGTATTCCGGCAGATCCGCGACAACGGCACCGTGGCAAGGGGCTGGCTTGGCGTGCTGATCCAGGAGGTCAATCGTGATCTGGCTGAATCCTTTGGTCTGAAGCGGCCCCGTGGTGCGCTGGTGGCAGAAGTGATGGAAGGCTCGCCGGCACAACAGGCTGGACTGCAGTCGGGCGATATCGTGTTGGCTTATGATGGCGAGGACGTGCAGTTGTCGTCCGATCTGCCGCCCATGGTGGGCAGAACGCCGATTGGAGAAACCGCTCAGCTCACGGTGCTTCGTGGTGGTGAAGAGATTGAGCTGGACGTCGAAATTGGCAAGCTCCCGGAGCAGGGCGGCGAGAAGAAAGCCGCACCGGCAGATGGCTCGGGGGAGTCATCGTCGGCGCCGCTGGGCATGCTCGTTGAGCCTATCCCGGCTGAACTGGCCGACTCCCTTGGCGTCGATGGCGGTGTGGTGGTGTCTGATATCGCCCGCGGGCCCGCCTTTGAGGCCGGTATTCGGCCGCGCGACGTGATCACCGAGATCAACCGGGAGAAGGTAACGTCGGTCGAGGAGTTCCGTGAGGTGATTGAGGCACTCCCGAAGGACCGGGCGGTGTCGGTGCGAGTAATTCGTCAGGGCCGGGCGGTGTATCTGGTCATGAAACCCTGA
- a CDS encoding bifunctional diguanylate cyclase/phosphodiesterase: MTNTKDLPLRQLLKFRNAWIAWLIFFVVLGVAVLLWQVSIHLVDERTQARFRTQTLQLKTAIEERLLNYEQVLAGSAGLFSVAGDVSRDEWRVYVDKVDIDRYYPGIQGIGYVKRIGVRQMADHISSVRKEGVYNYLVSPLGTGPYYYPMVYLEPGTDRNHRALGYDAFSDPVHRRAMELARDEAKPTVTAKVVLIQEEVAEDQASFLMYYPVYQGGAVPELRNERQMMLAGFVFSAFRMNNLIDGIVGLISPFLDVRIYDNGTVSRDNLMYGSNLGSLDNDFSFQMSQTLNAGGREWLLQTRSTPAFDFLASDPRPPIVLGSGIVISVLLFLFVLALIRSRLMAQISAGRYRAITEGAASVTLVLDRAGQASYASPSSDEILGFDPGEIAALNLETLVHVDDWSKLQQGFEDAIGAPGQQQPVIRARVRDSEGRWRDMDCTFTAMLSVPGVNGVVLSLRDLTQLKAAQTELHRLAFYDPLTGLPNRQLFRDRLNHAVRRCRRSGEPAALMFLDLDGFKRINDTLGHDAGDELLRQVAEWLEGCVREEDSVARLGGDEFVVLLSRVGESEAAGKVAETILHRLCQRVRLSEHEVGITVSIGITMIPQDSEDPGTLMKYADLAMYRAKEMGRNTYQFFTPAMNIQAARRLLQQEELAAALEGDRFVLHYQPKLDLVSERVIGVEAFLRWHHPEKGLVSAQQFIGLAEETGLILQLGELALRQACIQVQALERAGFESLKMAINLSVRQLTDAGFLDMIRQVITETGVSPERLELEMPAELLNEDPRVLRELLTALHDLGVCLILDDFGTGSCSLVSLQQLPLDVVKIDHRFIRDIPYNVSATDVASAVIALARKLHLTVVAEGVETPQQLAFLKSAGCAQCQGNLFSYPLDEDALIGFLIRQYEKPLMS, translated from the coding sequence ATGACGAACACAAAGGATCTTCCTCTACGACAGCTGCTGAAATTTCGTAACGCGTGGATTGCCTGGCTGATTTTTTTTGTCGTGCTTGGCGTTGCTGTGTTGCTCTGGCAGGTGTCGATCCACTTGGTCGATGAGCGTACCCAGGCCCGTTTTCGCACTCAGACCCTCCAGCTTAAAACCGCGATAGAAGAACGTTTGCTGAACTACGAGCAAGTGCTGGCGGGCAGCGCTGGCCTGTTCTCCGTTGCAGGCGATGTCTCCCGTGACGAATGGCGCGTTTACGTCGACAAGGTCGACATTGATCGCTATTACCCGGGTATCCAGGGGATCGGTTACGTCAAGCGCATCGGGGTCCGGCAGATGGCCGACCACATCTCTTCAGTGCGAAAAGAAGGTGTCTACAATTACCTGGTCAGTCCGCTGGGTACCGGCCCCTACTATTACCCGATGGTATACCTGGAGCCCGGCACCGACCGCAACCACCGGGCCCTGGGCTACGATGCCTTTAGCGATCCAGTGCATCGCAGGGCCATGGAGCTGGCGCGGGACGAAGCCAAGCCGACGGTGACCGCCAAGGTCGTGCTGATTCAGGAAGAGGTGGCCGAAGATCAGGCCAGCTTCCTGATGTACTACCCGGTGTACCAGGGCGGGGCGGTGCCGGAGCTTCGCAACGAACGGCAGATGATGCTGGCGGGATTTGTGTTCAGTGCGTTCCGGATGAATAACCTGATTGATGGCATCGTCGGGCTGATTTCACCCTTTCTGGATGTCCGTATCTACGACAACGGAACGGTCAGCCGTGACAACCTGATGTACGGCTCGAACCTGGGCTCCCTGGATAACGACTTCAGTTTCCAGATGAGCCAGACGCTGAATGCCGGCGGCCGGGAATGGCTGCTCCAGACCCGGTCCACGCCCGCCTTTGATTTCCTGGCCTCGGACCCGCGGCCACCGATTGTGTTGGGCAGCGGTATTGTTATCAGTGTTCTGCTGTTTTTGTTTGTGTTGGCCCTGATCCGGTCGCGCCTGATGGCGCAGATCAGTGCCGGGCGCTATCGGGCCATCACCGAAGGTGCGGCCAGTGTGACCCTGGTACTGGATCGGGCCGGCCAGGCTTCCTACGCCAGTCCCTCCAGCGACGAAATTCTGGGCTTCGATCCGGGTGAGATCGCGGCGCTTAACCTTGAAACCCTGGTCCATGTCGACGACTGGTCGAAGTTGCAGCAAGGCTTCGAGGACGCCATCGGGGCTCCCGGCCAGCAGCAGCCAGTGATTCGGGCCCGTGTCCGTGACTCGGAAGGCCGTTGGCGCGATATGGATTGCACCTTTACCGCCATGCTCTCGGTGCCAGGCGTGAATGGCGTGGTGCTCAGCCTGCGCGACCTGACGCAGCTGAAGGCGGCCCAGACAGAGCTGCACCGGTTGGCGTTTTACGATCCGCTGACCGGACTGCCGAACCGCCAGTTATTCCGTGATCGGCTTAATCATGCCGTGCGTCGTTGCCGGCGCAGTGGCGAGCCCGCGGCACTGATGTTCCTGGATCTGGATGGTTTCAAACGGATCAACGATACCCTCGGGCACGATGCCGGCGATGAGTTGTTGCGCCAGGTCGCCGAGTGGTTGGAAGGCTGTGTCCGCGAGGAGGATTCGGTAGCCCGGTTGGGTGGCGATGAGTTTGTTGTTTTGCTGTCCCGGGTGGGTGAATCGGAGGCTGCCGGTAAGGTGGCGGAAACGATTTTGCACCGGTTGTGCCAGCGTGTCCGCCTTAGTGAGCATGAAGTCGGTATCACTGTCAGTATCGGTATCACCATGATTCCGCAGGACAGTGAGGATCCCGGGACATTGATGAAGTACGCGGACCTGGCCATGTACCGTGCCAAGGAAATGGGCCGCAATACCTATCAGTTCTTCACGCCGGCCATGAATATCCAGGCGGCTCGCCGTCTGCTGCAGCAGGAAGAGTTGGCGGCAGCGCTGGAAGGCGATCGTTTTGTTTTGCATTACCAGCCGAAACTGGATCTGGTCAGCGAGCGGGTCATTGGCGTTGAGGCGTTTTTGCGCTGGCATCACCCGGAGAAGGGATTGGTCTCGGCGCAGCAGTTCATTGGTCTGGCCGAGGAAACCGGTCTGATTCTCCAGCTGGGTGAACTGGCGCTGCGCCAGGCCTGTATTCAGGTGCAGGCACTGGAGCGGGCCGGTTTCGAGTCCCTGAAGATGGCGATTAACCTGTCCGTGCGGCAGCTCACCGATGCCGGGTTCCTGGACATGATCCGGCAGGTAATTACCGAGACAGGGGTGTCGCCGGAACGCCTGGAGCTGGAAATGCCGGCCGAGTTGCTGAATGAAGACCCCAGAGTCCTGCGCGAGCTGTTAACCGCCCTGCACGATCTGGGGGTGTGCCTGATTCTGGACGATTTTGGAACTGGCTCCTGTTCCCTGGTGTCACTGCAGCAACTGCCGCTGGATGTGGTCAAGATTGATCACCGCTTTATTCGCGACATTCCCTACAATGTCAGCGCTACCGATGTGGCCTCGGCGGTCATCGCCCTGGCGCGCAAGCTGCACCTGACGGTCGTAGCCGAAGGGGTGGAAACGCCGCAGCAACTCGCCTTCCTCAAGTCTGCAGGCTGTGCCCAGTGTCAGGGTAACCTGTTCAGCTACCCGTTGGATGAAGATGCCCTGATTGGCTTCCTGATTCGCCAGTACGAGAAGCCGCTGATGTCCTGA